Proteins encoded together in one Pseudomonas sp. ADAK13 window:
- a CDS encoding aldo/keto reductase: MIYRTLGQSGLKVSALTLGSMMFGEQTNTEDSLRIIDKAWDQGINFIDTADVYTGGRSEEIVGEAIARQRQDWVLASKVGIGPVDGLPNRSGLNRKRIFNALEASLTRLDTDYLDIYYLHREDHNTPLEVTVSAIGDLIREGKIRHWGLSNYRGWRIAEVIRVAERLGVDKPIISQPLYNIVNRQAEVEQITAAAAYGLGVVPYSPLARGVLSGKYAPDVTPEAGSRAGRQDKRILETEWRVESLRIAQQIQQYTQGRGVGIVEFAIAWVLNNSAVSSAIVGPRTEAQWDAYTGALEVKITAEDEAFIDSLVTPGHASTPGFNDVSHFVSGRIAR; this comes from the coding sequence ATGATTTACCGCACACTGGGCCAGTCCGGGTTGAAAGTCAGCGCGCTGACCCTGGGCAGCATGATGTTTGGCGAGCAGACCAACACTGAGGATTCGCTGCGCATCATCGACAAGGCCTGGGACCAAGGCATCAATTTTATCGACACCGCCGACGTCTACACCGGCGGGCGCTCCGAGGAAATCGTCGGTGAAGCCATCGCCCGCCAGCGCCAGGATTGGGTGCTGGCCTCCAAGGTGGGCATCGGCCCCGTGGATGGTCTGCCAAACCGCAGCGGCTTGAACCGCAAACGGATCTTCAATGCGCTGGAAGCCAGCCTGACGCGCCTCGACACCGATTACCTGGACATCTACTACCTGCACCGTGAAGACCACAACACGCCGCTGGAGGTGACGGTTTCGGCCATCGGCGACTTGATCCGCGAGGGTAAGATCCGCCATTGGGGCCTGTCCAACTACCGCGGCTGGCGCATCGCTGAAGTGATCCGTGTGGCCGAGCGCCTGGGGGTGGACAAGCCGATCATCAGCCAGCCGCTGTACAACATCGTCAACCGCCAGGCCGAGGTGGAGCAGATCACCGCCGCTGCCGCGTACGGTTTGGGCGTGGTGCCTTACAGCCCGCTGGCCCGAGGCGTGCTCAGTGGCAAATATGCGCCGGACGTGACACCTGAAGCCGGCAGCCGCGCCGGGCGCCAGGACAAGCGCATCCTGGAAACCGAATGGCGCGTCGAGTCCCTGCGCATCGCCCAGCAGATCCAGCAATACACCCAGGGCCGCGGCGTGGGGATTGTCGAGTTCGCGATTGCCTGGGTGCTGAACAACTCGGCGGTCAGCTCGGCGATTGTCGGGCCGCGCACCGAGGCGCAGTGGGACGCCTACACCGGCGCGCTGGAGGTGAAGATCACGGCGGAGGATGAGGCGTTTATTGATTCGCTGGTGACACCGGGGCATGCCTCGACGCCGGGATTCAATGATGTGAGCCATTTCGTGTCGGGTCGGATTGCACGATAG
- the rarD gene encoding EamA family transporter RarD, which translates to MSKGVVLSVLASVLFAVMYYFTSLLTPLSGLEIFGWRMLLTVPCMTVFMIVSGEWRRAWELVRLAAAKPGLIGGLVLSSALLGVQLWLFMWAPLNGRSLDVSLGYFLLPLTMVLTGRLVYGEQLSRLQKVAVFFAACGVLNELYQVGGFSWATLVVIIGYPIYFIVRKRLKTDHLGGLWLDMALMLPVALWFVQSGEQGFAVLDAHKGLYALIPMLGVISASALVCYIVASRLLAFSLFGLLSYVEPVLLLGVALLLGESIKAGEWLTYIPIWLAVMVLVYEGFKHLVRQRKA; encoded by the coding sequence GTGTCTAAAGGTGTTGTGTTATCGGTATTGGCCTCGGTGTTGTTTGCCGTGATGTATTACTTCACGTCGCTGCTTACGCCCTTGAGCGGCCTGGAGATCTTCGGCTGGCGGATGCTGCTGACAGTGCCCTGCATGACCGTGTTCATGATCGTCAGCGGCGAGTGGCGCCGCGCCTGGGAGTTGGTTCGGCTGGCCGCAGCCAAACCCGGTTTGATCGGCGGGCTGGTGTTGTCTTCGGCCTTGCTGGGGGTGCAGTTGTGGCTGTTCATGTGGGCGCCGCTCAACGGTCGCAGCCTGGATGTATCGCTGGGGTATTTCCTGCTGCCGTTGACCATGGTGCTCACCGGGCGCCTGGTGTATGGCGAACAGCTGTCACGCCTGCAAAAGGTCGCGGTGTTTTTTGCAGCTTGCGGCGTGCTTAACGAGTTGTACCAGGTAGGCGGTTTCTCCTGGGCCACGCTGGTGGTGATCATCGGTTACCCGATCTACTTCATCGTGCGCAAACGTCTGAAGACCGACCACCTTGGCGGGCTGTGGCTCGATATGGCGCTGATGTTGCCAGTGGCGTTATGGTTCGTCCAAAGCGGCGAACAGGGCTTTGCGGTGCTCGATGCCCACAAGGGGTTGTACGCCTTGATCCCGATGCTGGGCGTGATCAGTGCATCGGCTCTCGTGTGTTACATCGTCGCCAGCCGCTTGTTGGCCTTCAGCCTGTTCGGGCTGCTCAGCTATGTGGAGCCGGTGCTGTTGCTCGGGGTGGCGTTGCTGCTGGGAGAAAGCATCAAGGCCGGTGAGTGGCTGACCTATATACCCATCTGGCTGGCGGTGATGGTGCTGGTGTACGAAGGGTTCAAGCACCTGGTTCGCCAGCGCAAAGCCTGA